One genomic segment of Coriobacteriia bacterium includes these proteins:
- a CDS encoding aminopeptidase P family protein has protein sequence MNSEVLAACGRVERLRALMAQRGYDAVVLRNNPDLRWLTGAARTFDFELAHTAFVTADGLWLHTDSRYYNTFVERLGTDTAWQLDMDIVDAPAWVASMVAKTRSRVVAIEDTVQLSFYNDLLSALQSASVACLLPQLHGDLIQMRAVKDAAEIAAMRKAQAITDDAFEHMCSYIRPGLTELQLRVELDNYMLSHGADALSFDTIVASGPNTANPHAQPGERVVQIGDFVLMDYGAGLGDYKSDMTRTVVVGQPSEKQRALYDLVRSVNEACEAAVHPGVIGKDIHNLAVRLISEAGYGDYFKHGLGHGVGLEIHEEPRFSRLDEHVMEPGHVVTVEPGVYLPGFGGVRLEDYGVVTSDGFDVFTRASHDLVVIDA, from the coding sequence ATGAATTCCGAGGTTCTGGCGGCTTGTGGCAGGGTCGAGCGCCTGCGTGCCCTCATGGCGCAGCGAGGCTACGACGCCGTCGTGCTGCGCAACAATCCCGATCTGCGCTGGCTGACCGGCGCGGCGCGCACGTTCGACTTCGAGCTCGCGCACACGGCGTTCGTCACGGCGGACGGCCTGTGGCTGCACACGGACTCGCGCTACTACAACACGTTCGTAGAGCGACTCGGCACGGACACGGCCTGGCAGCTCGACATGGACATCGTTGACGCGCCTGCCTGGGTGGCATCCATGGTCGCCAAGACACGCTCGCGCGTCGTTGCGATCGAGGACACGGTGCAGCTCTCGTTTTACAACGACCTGTTGAGCGCGCTGCAGTCGGCTTCCGTCGCTTGCCTGCTCCCGCAGCTGCACGGCGACCTCATTCAGATGCGTGCCGTGAAGGACGCGGCCGAGATCGCAGCCATGAGGAAGGCCCAGGCCATTACGGACGACGCCTTCGAGCACATGTGCTCCTATATCCGCCCGGGCCTCACGGAGTTGCAGCTGCGTGTCGAGCTCGACAACTACATGCTCTCTCATGGCGCGGACGCCCTGTCGTTCGACACGATCGTCGCGAGTGGCCCCAACACTGCCAACCCGCACGCCCAGCCCGGCGAGCGTGTCGTGCAGATCGGTGACTTCGTGCTCATGGACTACGGCGCAGGTCTGGGCGACTATAAGAGCGACATGACGCGCACTGTCGTCGTGGGCCAGCCCTCCGAGAAGCAGCGCGCCCTCTATGACCTCGTCCGTAGCGTCAATGAGGCCTGCGAGGCCGCCGTTCACCCAGGCGTCATCGGCAAGGACATCCACAACCTGGCGGTGCGCCTCATCAGCGAGGCAGGCTACGGCGACTACTTCAAGCATGGCCTGGGCCATGGCGTCGGCCTCGAGATCCACGAGGAGCCTCGCTTCTCGCGCCTCGACGAGCATGTCATGGAGCCCGGGCACGTCGTGACGGTCGAGCCTGGCGTCTACCTGCCCGGCTTCGGGGGCGTGCGTCTCGAGGACTACGGCGTCGTCACGTCCGACGGCTTCGACGTGTTCACGCGCGCGTCGCACGACCTCGTCGTCATCGACGCGTAA
- a CDS encoding prepilin peptidase, which translates to MAVACAWACVSLTLAALGTGAFVDAIERRIPNACVVIVALCALVQLALHASGLLVSTSFSGLAPDGSRLLSAAGVLGVLLAAEALWRAMRGRHGIGLGDVKLLSALALWLGPGIVAVLFLASLAGCAVSLARGQRTFAFGPYIALAGGACLMLRLFAQLPW; encoded by the coding sequence GTGGCGGTCGCCTGCGCATGGGCCTGCGTTTCCCTGACGCTTGCGGCTCTTGGCACGGGCGCCTTCGTGGACGCAATCGAGCGGCGCATCCCCAACGCGTGCGTTGTTATCGTGGCTCTCTGTGCGCTCGTCCAGCTTGCGCTGCATGCGAGCGGCCTGCTGGTGAGTACGTCCTTCTCCGGCCTCGCTCCCGACGGCTCCCGTCTGCTGAGTGCAGCGGGTGTGTTGGGCGTCCTTCTTGCGGCTGAGGCGCTGTGGCGTGCGATGCGGGGCAGACACGGCATCGGTCTGGGTGACGTCAAGCTTCTCTCGGCCCTGGCGCTGTGGCTTGGCCCGGGCATCGTCGCCGTCCTTTTCCTTGCAAGCCTGGCGGGCTGTGCCGTGTCGCTCGCGCGTGGCCAGCGGACGTTTGCATTCGGCCCGTATATCGCGCTTGCGGGCGGCGCATGCCTCATGCTGAGATTGTTCGCGCAGCTCCCGTGGTAA
- a CDS encoding GtrA family protein produces the protein MAHNVLHDDGKRPGLLGQIASFGVVGVLAFVIDYGLMILLTEVFGVNYLLSTTISFVVSVIFNYLASMRFVFAHKQDMSRRREFVIFVALSVVGLGLNDLLMWVGQSVLGIDYRFTKIVVTGIVMVYNFVTRKLFLDANRDGSARA, from the coding sequence ATGGCACACAACGTTCTGCATGACGATGGCAAGCGGCCGGGCCTGCTCGGACAGATCGCGAGTTTTGGCGTCGTGGGCGTGCTCGCATTCGTCATCGACTACGGCTTGATGATCCTCCTAACGGAGGTCTTTGGCGTCAACTACCTGCTGAGTACGACGATATCGTTCGTCGTGTCGGTCATCTTTAACTACCTGGCTTCAATGCGCTTCGTGTTCGCACACAAGCAGGACATGAGCCGCCGCCGCGAGTTCGTCATCTTCGTCGCGCTGTCCGTCGTGGGCCTTGGCCTGAACGACCTGCTCATGTGGGTCGGCCAGAGCGTGCTGGGCATCGACTACCGCTTCACGAAGATCGTCGTCACCGGCATCGTCATGGTGTACAACTTCGTGACGCGCAAGCTGTTCCTTGATGCAAACCGCGACGGCTCCGCACGGGCATAA
- the efp gene encoding elongation factor P encodes MATLGINDLKAGLGVNINGKDCVVIEAQHVKPGKGNTYVRTKYKDIRTGRVNEQNFQQSAKFESVRMETREMQYLYEDEGMFWFMDNETYDQTPVAGDIVGDAAAFLKENDTCLMQYANGVLYAVQPPLFIEVEILETEPGFKGDTVQSATKPAKIETGATVQVPMFLNVGDKIKVDTREGGKYISRV; translated from the coding sequence GTGGCTACTCTTGGCATCAACGACCTCAAGGCGGGTCTCGGCGTCAACATCAACGGCAAGGACTGCGTTGTCATCGAGGCGCAGCACGTCAAGCCCGGCAAGGGCAACACGTATGTGCGCACGAAGTACAAGGACATCCGCACGGGCCGCGTCAACGAGCAGAACTTCCAGCAGTCCGCGAAGTTCGAGAGCGTCCGCATGGAGACGCGCGAGATGCAGTACCTCTACGAGGACGAGGGCATGTTCTGGTTCATGGACAACGAGACGTATGACCAGACGCCCGTTGCCGGCGACATCGTGGGCGACGCCGCTGCCTTCCTCAAGGAGAACGACACCTGCCTCATGCAGTACGCCAACGGCGTGCTCTACGCCGTGCAGCCGCCGCTGTTCATCGAGGTTGAGATCCTCGAGACGGAGCCTGGCTTCAAGGGCGACACCGTTCAGTCTGCTACGAAGCCGGCCAAGATCGAGACTGGCGCCACTGTTCAGGTGCCTATGTTCCTGAACGTCGGCGACAAGATTAAGGTTGACACGCGCGAGGGTGGCAAGTATATCTCCCGCGTCTAA
- a CDS encoding shikimate kinase, whose protein sequence is MQDGTTPDGYTRHAGCDHIFFIGFLGAGKSTVARNLGHLFNRRHLDTDRMVVHREHASVAQLFDTVGEPAFRAMEVAALRSLLSEKSCLISCGGGIVECPESVELMRTMGKVVFLDLDLDEALSHITHPEIRPDLGTYDEAARLLSHRRPLYEQAADYVLDIRGLSFIDVAYSVGELLYDEGLL, encoded by the coding sequence ATGCAAGACGGCACGACGCCCGATGGCTACACGCGCCATGCGGGATGCGATCATATCTTTTTCATAGGCTTTCTGGGAGCCGGCAAGTCGACAGTGGCCCGAAATCTTGGCCACCTATTCAATCGTCGGCACCTGGACACGGACCGCATGGTCGTTCATCGCGAGCATGCCTCGGTGGCGCAACTCTTCGACACGGTGGGCGAGCCGGCGTTCCGCGCTATGGAGGTCGCCGCCCTGCGCTCGCTTCTTTCGGAAAAGAGCTGTCTCATCTCGTGTGGTGGCGGCATCGTGGAGTGCCCAGAGAGCGTTGAGCTCATGCGCACGATGGGCAAGGTCGTCTTTCTCGACCTCGACCTGGACGAGGCGCTCTCCCACATCACACATCCCGAGATCAGGCCCGATCTGGGCACGTATGACGAGGCGGCTCGTCTGCTCTCACATCGCCGTCCGCTTTATGAGCAGGCGGCGGACTACGTGCTCGACATCCGCGGCCTGTCGTTCATCGACGTGGCCTATTCCGTCGGCGAGCTCCTCTACGACGAGGGGCTGCTGTAG
- a CDS encoding YigZ family protein, producing MASDVTGASSGAATSGYCTLASRCEASVTIDRSEFIAAAFPTSDEAGAFAVLEEIRKANPKARHNVWAYVLRDGRERYSDDGEPQKTAGVPTLEVLRHSGLVDVCIVTTRYFGGVLLGAGGLVRAYTQAAQKALAAAEVLEYTSCVTVRVGLDYGAYAKVVHMAGAAGGRVGEAVFATDVMLPVTFRFGEEQAFLADVRELTGGRAHVEVDAPRFERF from the coding sequence ATGGCATCTGACGTGACAGGGGCAAGCTCCGGCGCGGCGACGAGCGGCTATTGCACGCTGGCGTCGCGCTGCGAGGCGAGCGTGACGATCGATCGCAGCGAGTTCATAGCCGCGGCCTTCCCGACGTCTGACGAAGCGGGCGCATTCGCAGTGCTGGAGGAGATCCGCAAGGCCAATCCAAAGGCACGTCACAACGTGTGGGCCTATGTGCTGCGCGATGGGCGGGAGCGCTACTCGGATGACGGTGAGCCTCAGAAGACGGCAGGCGTACCTACGCTCGAGGTGCTGCGCCACAGCGGCCTTGTCGACGTCTGCATCGTCACGACGCGCTACTTTGGTGGCGTGCTGTTGGGTGCGGGTGGTCTCGTGCGAGCCTATACCCAGGCCGCGCAGAAGGCTTTGGCTGCTGCGGAGGTGCTCGAGTACACGAGTTGCGTAACCGTGCGCGTCGGGCTCGACTACGGGGCGTATGCCAAGGTCGTGCACATGGCGGGGGCTGCCGGCGGTCGTGTGGGCGAGGCTGTGTTTGCGACGGATGTCATGCTGCCTGTGACGTTTCGCTTCGGAGAGGAACAGGCGTTTTTGGCTGACGTGCGCGAGCTGACAGGCGGTCGAGCCCACGTCGAGGTCGATGCCCCGCGATTTGAGAGGTTCTGA
- the mltG gene encoding endolytic transglycosylase MltG: protein MKKTVAQKHPRRTRFAAVVGAVVAVALVLVVAVVVVVNFRAASDQQDEGGAISVSIPANYGAGDIAQLLQQSGVITSTTDFMNAVQAAGNVDSSLKAGAYSFERNMSYDDVIKQLVAGPNDTSKSLTIPEGLTVNQVAQRVQEALGISSDAFLAQAKASNYVATYQFLSGAYNDSLEGYLFPKTYTFGNEEVTADMVIRAMLDQFQAEIAAVSLGGATQGATTLSLSDVVILASLIERETAVADERPLVASVVYNRLNAGMALQIDAAINYALGKDDLLSTEDLQVDSPYNTYTNLGLPPGPICSPSLASLQAAAGPAQTDYYYYVASPALDGTHTFCATEDEFWAARSAYNEAMGFAS from the coding sequence ATGAAGAAGACGGTGGCGCAGAAGCACCCACGCCGCACGCGCTTCGCCGCTGTGGTCGGTGCTGTCGTTGCCGTGGCACTCGTGCTGGTCGTTGCCGTCGTGGTCGTCGTCAACTTCAGGGCCGCATCCGACCAGCAGGACGAAGGCGGCGCCATCTCGGTGAGCATTCCCGCCAACTACGGCGCGGGCGACATCGCACAGCTGCTTCAGCAGTCCGGCGTCATCACGAGCACGACGGACTTCATGAACGCGGTGCAGGCGGCGGGCAACGTCGACTCGAGCCTCAAGGCGGGTGCGTACAGCTTCGAGCGCAACATGAGCTACGACGACGTCATCAAGCAGCTCGTCGCCGGTCCCAACGACACGTCGAAGTCGCTGACGATCCCGGAGGGACTCACGGTCAACCAGGTGGCGCAGCGCGTGCAGGAGGCGCTCGGCATCTCTTCCGATGCGTTCCTTGCGCAGGCGAAGGCTTCGAACTACGTGGCGACGTACCAGTTCTTGTCAGGCGCGTACAACGACTCGCTTGAGGGCTACCTCTTCCCGAAGACGTACACGTTTGGCAACGAGGAAGTCACGGCTGACATGGTCATCCGCGCGATGCTCGACCAGTTCCAGGCCGAGATCGCAGCTGTAAGCCTCGGCGGGGCCACGCAGGGCGCCACGACGCTTTCGCTCAGTGACGTTGTCATCCTCGCCAGCCTCATCGAGCGTGAGACGGCGGTCGCCGACGAGCGTCCGCTGGTGGCTTCTGTCGTGTACAACCGTCTCAACGCAGGCATGGCGCTGCAGATCGACGCCGCCATCAACTACGCGCTCGGCAAGGATGACCTGCTCTCGACGGAGGACCTGCAGGTCGATTCCCCGTACAACACGTACACGAACCTCGGCCTGCCTCCGGGTCCCATCTGCTCGCCTTCGCTGGCGTCTCTGCAGGCGGCCGCCGGTCCCGCGCAGACGGATTACTACTACTACGTCGCGTCGCCCGCGCTTGACGGCACGCACACGTTCTGCGCGACGGAGGACGAGTTCTGGGCGGCTCGCTCTGCCTATAACGAGGCCATGGGATTTGCGTCGTGA
- a CDS encoding C1 family peptidase, with protein sequence MLQDITPQELNEFAGALEGDRSFAIARNAATSMGVRTASKNPIVYRSYQDTYSVSLTPTSEVTNQRQSGRCWMFATLNVLRDRMMSEMGVKSLELSQAYLQFYDKLEKANLFLENMIRLIDEPIDSREMTLRLDAPVPDGGWWDMAVVLIEKYGVLPKACMPDSANACATSDLNELLNRKMRAVATNMRAQHAAGADETALRDLKKQALADVYRMLSVALGEPPARFDFDFVADERPAFKPAGDPEALATPEALAARKAAMAEDARFVRLTNVTPLEFFKRYCHVNLHEYVSLGHVPGDGRPFGSILQLDHDGSVQGVPIRMINEPIDVLKNAVIAQLKAGHPAWFACDVTKLLDRTDASGLLDTESLDTAALFGVDYNACDGAPMTKAQSYDARETKLNHAMTFQGVNLTEDGTPTAWRVENSWGTEKCKNGYFILTDRYFDAYVGQVIVHRDYVPADVVAAWESPATPVVEMKPWQPLLFGMSD encoded by the coding sequence ATGTTACAGGACATCACACCACAGGAGCTCAACGAGTTTGCTGGCGCGCTCGAGGGCGACCGCTCGTTTGCCATCGCGCGCAACGCCGCCACCTCCATGGGGGTGCGCACCGCCTCGAAGAACCCCATCGTCTATCGCTCGTACCAGGACACGTATTCCGTCAGCCTCACGCCGACGAGCGAGGTCACGAACCAGCGCCAGTCGGGCCGTTGCTGGATGTTTGCCACCCTCAACGTGCTGCGCGACCGCATGATGAGCGAGATGGGCGTCAAGTCCCTCGAGCTCTCCCAGGCCTACCTGCAGTTCTATGACAAGCTCGAGAAGGCCAACCTCTTCCTCGAGAACATGATCCGCCTCATCGACGAGCCCATCGACAGCCGCGAGATGACGCTGCGCCTCGACGCCCCCGTGCCCGACGGTGGCTGGTGGGACATGGCCGTCGTGCTCATCGAGAAGTACGGCGTGCTGCCCAAGGCCTGCATGCCTGATTCGGCCAACGCCTGTGCGACGTCCGACCTCAACGAGCTGCTGAACCGCAAGATGCGCGCTGTTGCCACGAACATGCGCGCCCAGCACGCGGCAGGCGCCGACGAGACAGCCCTGCGCGACCTCAAGAAGCAAGCGCTCGCTGACGTGTATCGCATGCTGAGCGTCGCTCTCGGTGAGCCGCCCGCGCGCTTCGACTTCGACTTCGTTGCCGATGAGCGTCCCGCCTTCAAGCCTGCGGGCGACCCCGAGGCCCTTGCCACGCCCGAGGCGCTCGCTGCCCGCAAGGCCGCCATGGCTGAGGACGCACGCTTCGTGCGCCTGACCAACGTGACGCCTCTGGAGTTCTTCAAACGCTACTGCCACGTCAACCTGCACGAGTACGTCAGCCTGGGCCACGTCCCCGGCGACGGCCGCCCCTTCGGCTCCATCCTGCAGCTCGACCACGACGGCAGCGTTCAGGGTGTGCCGATCCGCATGATCAACGAGCCGATCGACGTGCTGAAGAACGCCGTCATCGCCCAGCTCAAAGCCGGTCATCCCGCCTGGTTCGCCTGCGACGTCACGAAGTTGCTCGACCGCACGGACGCTTCCGGCCTGCTCGACACCGAGTCTCTCGACACGGCGGCACTGTTCGGCGTGGACTATAACGCCTGCGACGGTGCTCCCATGACGAAGGCCCAGAGCTATGACGCGCGCGAGACGAAGCTCAACCACGCCATGACGTTCCAGGGCGTCAACCTGACGGAAGACGGCACCCCCACGGCATGGCGCGTCGAGAACAGCTGGGGCACGGAGAAGTGCAAGAACGGCTACTTCATCCTGACGGATCGCTACTTCGACGCATATGTGGGCCAGGTCATCGTGCACCGCGACTACGTGCCCGCCGACGTCGTAGCAGCCTGGGAGAGCCCTGCCACGCCGGTTGTGGAGATGAAGCCGTGGCAGCCGCTGCTTTTTGGCATGAGCGACTAA
- a CDS encoding SUF system NifU family Fe-S cluster assembly protein translates to MTDLYSASLIEHNANPDYKYEMEHATCEHMGVNPTCGDELKLQVRLADDGTIAEASFTGHGCAVSQASADMMADAVIGLEPEKARELCHLFGKMVRGEESDPAKLEELGDAECLQSVSHMPSRVKCAELAWRTLDEMLGSAAGSTGSGEATTTE, encoded by the coding sequence ATGACTGATCTGTACTCGGCGTCGCTCATCGAGCACAACGCCAATCCCGATTACAAGTACGAGATGGAGCATGCGACGTGCGAGCACATGGGCGTGAACCCCACGTGCGGCGACGAGCTCAAGCTCCAGGTGCGCCTCGCTGACGACGGCACGATCGCCGAGGCGTCGTTCACAGGCCATGGATGCGCCGTCTCCCAAGCCTCGGCCGACATGATGGCCGACGCCGTCATCGGTCTGGAGCCCGAGAAGGCCCGCGAGCTGTGCCACCTGTTCGGCAAGATGGTACGCGGCGAGGAAAGCGACCCGGCCAAGCTCGAGGAGCTCGGCGACGCGGAGTGCCTGCAGTCTGTGAGCCACATGCCGAGCCGAGTGAAGTGCGCCGAGCTCGCCTGGCGTACGCTCGACGAGATGCTGGGAAGCGCCGCTGGGTCTACCGGGTCAGGAGAGGCCACGACGACGGAGTAA
- a CDS encoding YqeG family HAD IIIA-type phosphatase gives MSLIQPGRYVRGVTSLDLDALWASGKRGIFIDRDNTIVPRDTHVLPDDVRAWLASARKRGFRLCIVSNNWAKNVRGNAQDIGAELVACALKPLPFAIWHALRKVGVRRREAVFIGDQLFTDALGANIAGVDSILVVPQANVDLKHGLAFRGLERRVLADRKPEGE, from the coding sequence GTGAGCTTGATTCAGCCGGGGCGCTACGTGCGTGGAGTGACCTCGCTTGACCTCGACGCCCTCTGGGCGTCGGGCAAGCGAGGCATCTTCATTGACCGCGACAACACGATCGTCCCACGCGACACGCACGTGTTGCCCGATGACGTGCGCGCCTGGCTCGCGTCGGCCCGCAAGCGGGGCTTTCGCCTGTGCATCGTCTCAAACAACTGGGCGAAGAACGTGCGGGGAAACGCACAGGACATCGGTGCCGAGCTTGTTGCCTGTGCGCTCAAGCCGCTTCCGTTCGCCATCTGGCATGCCCTTCGCAAGGTGGGTGTGAGGCGTCGCGAGGCCGTGTTCATTGGCGACCAGCTGTTCACAGACGCCCTCGGCGCCAACATCGCGGGTGTGGACTCCATCCTCGTTGTCCCCCAGGCCAACGTCGACCTGAAGCACGGTCTGGCCTTCCGAGGTCTCGAGCGGCGCGTGCTCGCTGACAGGAAGCCCGAAGGGGAGTAG
- a CDS encoding UDP-N-acetylmuramate dehydrogenase, with protein sequence MKTTSNAPLAPLTTLHVGGSATTLIETSSTDELIAVVRDAEKAGKPLFVLGAGSNVLICDDGFVGTVVRPRQAAIELLSETGPDSAHEALVHCEAGARWDDVVAFCVEHDLAGIEALSGIPGLMGSATMQDIGAYGQEMGDALVSAELLDRATGDVRSWGHDELGLGYRTSMLRRSLEGEDGNERSWFPTPRWVVLGVTLGLSRKAGAAVNHAQLAQALGVEVGAILPIAQIRAAVLDVRGAKAMLEDGAGCTACGEAGPDYDRWSSGSFFMNPVLTQAQADRLPSDAPRYPAPEGRVKTSAAWLIEHAGFSKGFGARDEDSKARLSSKHCLALTNRGDATADDVMELARTVRCGVFDTFGILLSPETVLVGESI encoded by the coding sequence ATGAAGACAACGAGCAACGCCCCGCTCGCTCCCCTAACGACGCTTCACGTGGGCGGTTCCGCCACGACACTTATCGAGACGTCGTCAACCGACGAGCTCATCGCTGTTGTGCGCGACGCCGAGAAGGCCGGCAAGCCCCTGTTCGTGCTTGGCGCAGGCTCTAACGTGCTCATCTGCGACGACGGTTTCGTGGGAACGGTCGTGCGCCCCCGCCAGGCAGCTATCGAACTGCTTTCCGAGACCGGTCCCGACTCTGCCCACGAGGCCCTCGTCCACTGCGAGGCAGGCGCGCGCTGGGATGACGTCGTGGCGTTCTGCGTTGAGCATGATCTGGCGGGCATCGAGGCACTCTCGGGCATCCCCGGCCTCATGGGCTCTGCGACAATGCAGGACATCGGCGCATACGGCCAGGAGATGGGCGACGCCCTCGTGAGCGCGGAGCTGCTTGATCGCGCGACGGGCGACGTGCGCTCGTGGGGCCACGACGAGCTCGGCTTGGGCTATCGCACGTCCATGCTGCGTCGAAGCCTCGAGGGCGAGGACGGAAACGAGCGGAGCTGGTTCCCCACGCCGCGATGGGTCGTGCTCGGTGTGACGCTCGGGCTCTCTCGCAAAGCCGGAGCGGCAGTCAACCACGCACAGCTCGCCCAGGCACTCGGCGTTGAGGTGGGGGCGATCCTTCCCATCGCGCAGATCCGCGCGGCCGTGCTCGACGTGCGCGGCGCAAAGGCCATGCTCGAGGACGGAGCAGGCTGTACAGCCTGCGGAGAGGCAGGGCCGGACTACGACCGCTGGAGCAGCGGCTCGTTCTTCATGAACCCGGTGCTCACGCAGGCACAGGCCGATCGCCTGCCCTCCGACGCGCCCCGCTACCCCGCGCCGGAGGGCCGTGTCAAGACCTCAGCCGCATGGCTCATCGAGCACGCTGGCTTCTCGAAGGGCTTCGGCGCACGCGACGAGGACTCGAAGGCGAGGCTCTCCTCGAAGCACTGCCTTGCGCTCACAAACCGCGGAGACGCGACGGCCGATGACGTCATGGAGCTGGCGCGCACCGTGCGTTGCGGCGTCTTTGACACGTTCGGCATCCTGCTGAGCCCCGAGACCGTCCTTGTTGGGGAGAGCATCTAG
- the ruvX gene encoding Holliday junction resolvase RuvX: protein MRVIALDIGERRVGVAFGDTASRVAVPLTVLPANEVEVPGRSFKRVLEDHEPDMLLCGRPLTMAGEEGPQAQRVMAIARKVADACGLELAFTDERLSSAQAKRILHEQGLSERQMRGKIDCIAASLFLQSWMDSQDCPTRGDR, encoded by the coding sequence ATGAGAGTGATCGCCCTTGACATCGGGGAGCGCCGCGTCGGCGTCGCGTTCGGCGACACGGCCTCCCGCGTGGCAGTCCCGCTCACGGTGCTGCCTGCTAACGAGGTGGAGGTCCCCGGGCGCTCGTTCAAGCGCGTGCTCGAGGATCACGAGCCCGACATGCTGCTGTGCGGGCGTCCTCTGACGATGGCAGGGGAGGAGGGACCCCAGGCCCAGCGCGTCATGGCTATCGCACGCAAGGTGGCGGACGCCTGCGGCCTGGAGCTTGCCTTCACCGACGAGCGGCTCTCGTCGGCGCAGGCAAAGCGCATCCTGCATGAGCAGGGGCTTTCGGAGCGTCAGATGCGCGGCAAGATAGACTGCATCGCAGCGTCGCTCTTCCTGCAGTCCTGGATGGATAGCCAGGACTGCCCGACGAGGGGAGACAGATGA
- a CDS encoding HD domain-containing protein, which yields MGDTRIAKNIDPKLVPSWALTALDVLRMARHKGFLVGGFVRDGLLGRPCHDVDVTTDAPWERVRDVFQARGYSVVETGAKHGTVTVFIEGQPVEITTFRTEGRYSDGRHPDEVTFVTRVEDDLSRRDFTINAMAWNPERGIVDPFDGRRDLQAGVIRAVGDPRARFEEDGLRILRAVRFASKLGFVVEHATREALLENLDQLDRVSEERIATEYDGIVAGERAVETLRSYAQVVTHVVPELAPMVGFEQHSRWHVHDVWEHCLHALELLDPKASTLVRHATLLHDVGKPATYTMDEMGRGHFYEHEEVGSRIARSIFRRLRWRSLDIDHACLLIRVHDHHIDPSSRGVCRMLARLSRAYAGSDAIAEQLFGELMQVKRADALAHAPSSIPNRMANLDNVERIFQQVVREGQTYRVRDLAISGADVMAAGVPRGPEVGHELRMLLTRVIDGRLPNERGALLDALALDVSSGASR from the coding sequence GTGGGGGACACCCGCATCGCAAAGAACATCGATCCGAAGCTTGTCCCGTCATGGGCGCTTACCGCCCTTGACGTGCTGCGTATGGCGCGCCACAAGGGCTTTCTCGTGGGCGGCTTCGTGCGCGATGGCCTCCTCGGGCGCCCCTGCCACGACGTCGACGTCACGACGGACGCCCCATGGGAGCGCGTTCGTGACGTGTTTCAGGCCCGGGGCTACTCCGTTGTCGAGACGGGCGCCAAGCACGGCACGGTGACGGTGTTCATCGAGGGTCAGCCTGTCGAGATCACGACATTTCGCACGGAGGGCCGTTATTCCGACGGCCGACACCCCGACGAGGTGACGTTCGTGACGCGCGTCGAGGACGATCTTTCCCGGCGGGACTTCACGATCAACGCCATGGCGTGGAATCCTGAGCGCGGTATCGTCGACCCGTTCGACGGCAGGCGTGACTTGCAGGCGGGCGTCATACGTGCTGTCGGTGACCCCCGCGCGCGCTTCGAGGAGGATGGTCTGCGCATCCTGCGCGCCGTTCGCTTTGCATCTAAGCTGGGCTTCGTCGTCGAGCATGCGACGCGTGAGGCGCTGCTCGAGAACCTTGATCAGCTCGACCGTGTCTCAGAGGAGCGCATCGCCACGGAGTACGATGGCATCGTGGCTGGCGAGCGCGCCGTCGAGACGCTGCGCTCTTACGCACAGGTTGTCACACACGTCGTTCCCGAGCTTGCTCCGATGGTGGGCTTCGAGCAGCATAGCCGCTGGCACGTTCATGACGTGTGGGAGCACTGCCTCCACGCGCTTGAGCTGCTCGACCCGAAGGCGTCGACGCTCGTGCGCCACGCGACGCTGCTGCACGATGTCGGCAAGCCGGCGACGTACACGATGGACGAGATGGGACGTGGCCACTTCTACGAGCACGAGGAGGTCGGCTCGCGCATCGCGCGCAGCATATTCCGCCGACTGCGCTGGCGCTCGCTCGACATCGACCACGCCTGCCTGCTTATTCGCGTGCACGATCACCACATCGACCCGAGTTCGCGCGGTGTGTGCCGCATGCTTGCTCGCCTATCGCGCGCCTATGCGGGCTCCGACGCGATTGCCGAGCAACTGTTTGGCGAGCTGATGCAGGTCAAGCGTGCCGACGCCCTTGCACACGCGCCGAGCTCGATCCCGAACCGCATGGCGAACCTCGACAACGTCGAGAGGATATTCCAGCAGGTCGTGCGCGAGGGACAGACATATCGCGTGCGCGACCTCGCCATCAGCGGTGCTGACGTCATGGCTGCCGGTGTTCCGCGCGGCCCCGAAGTCGGCCACGAGCTGCGCATGCTGCTGACCCGCGTGATAGACGGCCGGCTCCCCAACGAGCGTGGGGCCCTGCTTGACGCGCTCGCGCTGGACGTCTCCTCGGGGGCGTCCCGGTAG